The Juglans regia cultivar Chandler chromosome 10, Walnut 2.0, whole genome shotgun sequence genome includes the window AATTCATGCTTTTTCCTCCTTCATTGGTATAGGTTCTAATAATCGGGCAGAACTTTTAGCTCTTCTTCACGGACTCCAGGTTTGTAAATCCTTATCTCTTAATTATGTGCATATTGAACTTGACTCTATGACTGTTATTTCCTGGTGGAGGAGTAATAGATGTGGGGTgtggtatctggaggatttctgggaggaaattatggACATTATGACCTCCATGACCATCTCGCTTCATCATGTTTTTcgtgagggaaataaagttgcagattggttagccaaacaTGGAGCTTCTGGTAAAGATTTAGCTGTCTCTCAATTGCTGGAGACTCCCCGTGCGTTGCGTGGTCTTATCCGCATGGACTACTCCGGGTTGccgtatttttgttttagttagtTACGGGTGTTTGtggttatttttttgttgtttccttggttatgttagttttttttctgGCTTGGTTTTTTCTCATATTCTGGGTTTTCGTTTGTACCCCGGATGCTTGTTTTGTAACTACGATTTTTCTCCgtcataagtgagggctattaataaaattggagagAGGTCACTAGTGGACAGGTGACCCtaaatctttaataaaaaaatattaaaaaaaagtgcaatcactttgattcaatgaaattatgcttttctatatatatatatatataaaagataaaaaaattaaaagtaatattattttattattacaatttgtaATCTCTTTGACAAGAACAAGTTGTAATGATCTCTTTGATTCAATGAAATTATTGCCTTCCAaagcccaaaataaaaatatgaaacaagaaaagaaaagtgtaaGAAAACCCATGCCATCGCATGTAGATCACAGTTTAAATCCGACTCCTagattttaacttatctcacttcatattattattataattttattaaatttttacataaaatataataaaagatttaattcttttaaattttaaaataataataatattataataatattttatttaattttaaaatttatctcaatCATCATTCCTTAAACCGTAAATAATAACCATAATAATAAGGGATGGTGAGAAAACGAGAATAACTTAGAGCGGATATTTGCAAGAAaacgagaagagagagagagaggccagcCATGTCCGCATACATCCCTGAAGACTTGGTCCTTGAAATTCTCCCGGGGCTTCCCCTAAAATGTCTTATTCGATTCCGATCCGTCAGCAAATCTTGGGCCACCCTCATCGGCACTCCAGATTACCTCTCCAAAAGTCTCATCAACGATTGCATTCTCGCCAACCCCAGCCATCAACTCCTCTTCGTAAAACGCGCCCCCGAATCCACAGACGGAAGACTGTCTTACTCGTTCCTATGCTACAGCACTCTTGCCTCTGCCTCTGACTCTAAAACCCTTCAAGATCTTCCGTTACAAAGCCCGTATGATATTAAGATTGTGGGTTGCTGTAATGGCTTGCTCTGTCTCTTTGACTACTACTGCACCAGCAACATCGTTGTCTGGAACCCCACCACGGAGGAGTTCATGTTCCTCCCTCACGCTTGGGACGTGGAAACCGTCTGTTTCGGTTTCGACCCGATACACGAAGAGTTTAAGGTTTTGAGGATTCGCTATGTGCCGGAGAGTGATGAGACGTATCTCCCTCCTTACTTGGCTGATCGTGTCCATCTGAACCAGGAAGTGGAGGTTTATAGCCTAAGCGGTGGTTCTTGGAGAAATCTTGTCGTCGATATTGAAGTGCCTAAGTTTCAAGGAGTCGATTCACCTTATATGAATGGTGTCTGTTTCTGGTTG containing:
- the LOC109007966 gene encoding F-box only protein 8-like, with translation MSAYIPEDLVLEILPGLPLKCLIRFRSVSKSWATLIGTPDYLSKSLINDCILANPSHQLLFVKRAPESTDGRLSYSFLCYSTLASASDSKTLQDLPLQSPYDIKIVGCCNGLLCLFDYYCTSNIVVWNPTTEEFMFLPHAWDVETVCFGFDPIHEEFKVLRIRYVPESDETYLPPYLADRVHLNQEVEVYSLSGGSWRNLVVDIEVPKFQGVDSPYMNGVCFWLALSYYGDEKIVAFDVCDEVIRTMALPDYSLAYGEITWRTLTVLKESVALIVYPRNNGEEIRFFDIWLLLEFGVKESWIRLVRIVPICDFGWPLGFWKRGELFIVCRDLGELVLYDPFTQTVRTLQLDGEWFHVLPFTRSSVGINGSGFLDG